One region of Rattus norvegicus strain BN/NHsdMcwi chromosome 13, GRCr8, whole genome shotgun sequence genomic DNA includes:
- the Adamts4 gene encoding A disintegrin and metalloproteinase with thrombospondin motifs 4 (The RefSeq protein has 7 substitutions compared to this genomic sequence) — protein MASIHPSCSTGTMSRMGLHPRRGLTGHRLRRLQPCLPPRTVPFSGLERWQQLLLLASLLPLAWSASPLPREEEIVFPEKLNGSSIIPGSGVPARLLYRLPAFGEILLLELEQDPGVQVEGLTVQYLGQAPEMLGGAEPGTYLTGTINGDPESVASLHWDRGALLGVLQYRGAELHLQPLEGGALNSAGGPGAHILRRKSPASNRGPICNVKAPSGSPSPISRRNKRFASLSRFVETLVVADDKMAAFHGAGLKHYLLTVMAAAAKAFKHPSIRNPVNLVVTRLVILGSGQEVPQVGPSAAQTLRSFCTWQKGLNPPNDSDPDHFDTAILFTRQDLCGVSTCDALGMAGVGTVCDPARSCAIVEDDGLQSAFTAAHELGHVFNMLHDNSKPCANLNGQGSSSRHVMAPVMAHVDPEEPWSPCSARFITDFLDNGYGHCLLDKPEAPLHLPVTFPGKDYDADRQCQLTFGPDSSHCPQLPPPCAALWCFGHLNGHAMCQTKHSPWADGTPCGPAQACMGGRCLHVDQLKDFNIPQAGGWGPWGPWGDCSRTCGGGVQFSSRDCTKPVPRNGGKYCEGRRTPFRSCNTKNCPHGSALTFREEQCAAYNHRTDLFKSFPGPMDWVPRYTGVAPRDQCKLTCQARALGYYYVLEPRVADGTPCSPDSSSVCVQGRCIHAGCDRIIGSKKKFDKCMVCGGNGSSCSKQSGSFKKFRYGYSDVVTIPAGRTHILVRQQGGSGLKSIYLALKLADGSYALNGEYTLMPSSTDVVLPGAVSLRYSGRTAASETLSGHGPLAQPLTLQVLVAGNPQNVRLRYSFFVPRPVPSTPRPPPQNWLQRRAEILEILRKRTWAGRK, from the exons ATGGCCTCAATCCATCCCAGCTGCAGCACTGGTACCATGTCCAGGATGGGCTTGCATCCCAGGAGGGGCTTGACTGGGCACAGACTGCGAAGACTCCAACCCTGCCTGCCGCCCCGCACTGTGCCTTTCTCTGGTTTGGAGCGgtggcagcagctgctgctgctggcctcCCTCCTGCCTTTAGCCTGGTCAGCCAGCCCCCTCCCCCGAGAGGAGGAGATCGTGTTTCCAGAGAAGCTCAACGGCAGTAGTATCATACCTGGCTCAGGCGTCCCTGCCAGGCTGCTGTACCGATTACCAGCCTTTGGGGAGATATTGTTACTAGAACTAGAGCAGGATCCTGGGGTGCAGGTAGAGGGGCTGACAGTACAGTACCTGGGCCAGGCACCTGAGATGCTGGGTGGGGCAGAGCCAGGTACCTACCTGACTGGCACCATCAATGGAGATCCGGAGTCGGTGGCGTCTCTGCACTGGGACAGGGGAGCCCTATTGGGGGTATTGCAGTACCGGGGGGCCGAACTCCACCTCCAGCCTCTGGAAGGAGGCGCCCTTAACTCTGCTGGGGGACCAGGGGCTCACATCCTACGCCGGAAGAGTCCTGCCAGCAACCGAGGTCCCATATGCAACGTCAAGGCTCCTTCTGGGAGCCCCAGTCCCATTTCCCGCAGAACCAAG CGCTTCGCTTCGCTGAGTAGATTCGTGGAGACACTGGTGGTGGCAGATGACAAGATGGCAGCATTCCACGGGGCAGGGTTAAAGCACTACCTGCTGACGGTCATGGCCGCCGCTGCCAAAGCCTTTAAGCATCCAAGCATCCGAAACCCTGTCAACTTGGTGGTGACTCGTCTAGTAATCCTGGGGTCGGGCCAGGAAGGGCCCCAAGTGGGGCCAAGTGCCGCCCAGACCCTACGCAGCTTCTGCACCTGGCAGAAAGGCCTAAACCCTCCGAACGACTCAGATCCTGACCACTTTGACACGGCCATTCTGTTCACCCGGCAG GACCTGTGTGGGGTCTCCACCTGTGACACTCTGGGTATGGCTGATGTGGGCACAGTGTGTGACCCAGCTAGGAGCTGTGCTATTGTGGAGGACGATGGGCTCCAGTCGGCCTTCACCGCCGCTCATGAACTGG GCCATGTCTTCAACATGCTCCATGATAACTCCAAACCGTGTGCTAATTTGAATGGGCAGGGGAGTTCCTCTCGCCATGTCATGGCTCCTGTCATGGCTCACGTGGACCCTGAAGAGCCCTGGTCCCCCTGCAGTGCCCGATTCATCACTGACTTCCTGGACAATGGCTATG GACACTGCCTCTTAGACAAACCAGAGGCTCCCCTGCATCTGCCAGTGACTTTTCCTGGCAAGGACTATGATGCTGACCGCCAGTGCCAACTGACCTTTGGTCCTGACTCAAGCCATTGTCCACAGCTGCCACCGCCCTGTGCTGCCCTCTGGTGCTTTGGCCACCTCAATGGCCATGCCATGTGTCAGACTAAGCACTCACCCTGGGCCGATGGTACTCCCTGCGGACCTGCACAGGCCTGTATGGGTGGCCGCTGTCTCCACGTGGACCAGCTCAAGGACTTCAAT ATTCCTCAGGCTGGAGGCTGGGGTCCCTGGGGACCATGGGGTGACTGCTCCAGGACTTGTGGAGGTGGTGTCCAATTCTCCTCCCGGGACTGCACAAAGCCTGTCCCCCGGAATGGTGGAAAGTATTGTGAGGGCCGCCGTACCCGCTTCCGCTCCTGTAACACTAAGAACTGCCCACATGGCTCAG CATTGACCTTCCGTGAAGAGCAGTGTGCTGCCTACAACCACCGAACCGACCTCTTCAAGAGTTTTCCGGGGCCCATGGACTGGGTTCCGCGCTACACAGGTGTAGCCCCTCGAGACCAGTGCAAACTCACCTGCCAGGCCCGGGCACTGGGCTACTACTATGTACTGGAGCCACGG GTGGCAGATGGAACTCCCTGTTCCCCAGACTCTTCCTCTGTCTGTGTCCAGGGCCGCTGTATCCACGCTGGCTGTGATCGAATCATTGGCTCCAAAAAGAAATTTGACAAGTGCATGGTGTGCGGTGGGAATGGCTCTAGCTGCAGCAAGCAGTCAGGCTCCTTCAAAAAATTCAG GTACGGATACAGCGATGTGGTCACGATCCCTGCGGGAGCCACCCATATCCTTGTACGGCAGCAGGGAGGATCTGGCCTCAAGAGCATCTACCTGGCCCTGAAGCTAGCAGATGGTTCTTACGCCCTCAATGGTGAATACACGCTGATGCCCTCCTCAACAGATGTGGTACTTCCTGGGGCAGTCAGCTTGCGCTATAGCGGAGCCACGGCAGCCTCAGAGACACTGTCTGGACATGGGCCGCTGGCCCAGCCCTTGACGCTGCAAGTTCTGGTGGCTGGCAACCCACAGAATGTACGTCTGCGGTACAGTTTCTTTGTCCCGCGGCCAGTCCCTTCAACGCCACGCCCTCCTCCCCAAAACTGGCTGCAACGCAGGGCAGAGATTCTGGAGATCCTTCGGAAGCGAACCTGGGCAGGCCGGAAATAA